The nucleotide window CTCCGCCGACGCCCCAGCCACTCAATTTCCTATGTAGCAGGCACACTCCGTGTGCCGTCGGCGCTTCTTGGTGCTCTGCGCACAGGGCCAGAGGGTTCGCGGCAACGTAGCAGGCACACTCCGTGTGCCGTCTGCGCTTCTCGGTGCTCTGCGCACTGGGCGGGGCAGACGGCACACGGAGTGTGCCTGCTACGTTGTCAACGCACACGGAGTGTGCCGACTGCAATACAGATTCGTCGCCGGCCGAGGCTTTCAAATCACACGGCGAATCGGATGCCTGTCATGGATCATTCAGCATTCCACGGCGAAAAGCAATACGGCTGCCAACGTAGCAGGCACACTCCGTGTGCCGTCGGCGCTTCTCGGTGCTCTGCGCACAGGGCGGGGCAGACGGCACACGGAGTGTGCCTGCTACGTTGTTAACGGCACACGGAGTGTGCCTGCTACGTTGCCGATTGGTCGAATACCGGCGATGGATCGATCGAGCGGCATCGCGATCGCTGAAGGCCGAAGCCGCGTAGTTCAGCCCGTCCAGTCCCGCGCCACTTCCACCAGTGTTCTTAGCATTGCGCCGCTGCCGCCGCCGTCGGTCCAGGGTTTCGGTTTGTCGTTGTAGGCCGGGCCGGCGATGTCCATGTGCGTCCAGGACTTTTTTTCGACGAATTGTTCCAGGAATTTCGCGGCCGTGATCGCGCCGCCCCAGCGGCCTTCGCCGACGTTTTTGATGTCGGCCACCTCGCCCTTGATCTGCTCGTCGAACTCCGGAAACATCGGCAATTGCCAGGCCGGTTCGCCTGCCGTGCGGGCCGCGGCCAGAATCGCGTCGCACCAAGGCTGATCGTTCGTCATCAGGCCGGCCACATCCGTGCCCAGGGCCACGACGCACGCGCCGGTGAGCGTCGCCAGATCGATGATCTTCGCCGCGCCGGTTTCGACCGTCACACACAGCACGTCGGCCAGCACGAGCCGGCCCTCGGCGTCGGTGTTGTGTACTTCGATCGTGCGGCCGTTGCGGGCGGTGAGCACGTCGCCCAGCTTATAAGCGGCTGAGCCGGTCATGTTTTCGACCAGGCCCATCAGGCCGACGATGTTTACGGGCAATTTCAACTTGGCCACGGCTCGCATCGCGCCGAGCACCGTGGCCGCGCCGGCCATGTCGCACTTCATGGTGAGCATGCCGTCGGGCGTTTTCAGCGACAGGCCGCCGGAATCGAACGTCACACCCTTCCCGACCCACGCCAACAGCGGCGCGTCTTTCGCCGCGCCGTTGTAGCGCAGAATCACCAATCGCGGCGGGCGATATGAACCGCGGGCGACCGCCAGCAGCGAGCCGCATCGCTCGCGCTCCAATCGCGGCTGGTCCCAGACTTCGATCGCGAGGCCGGACTCTTTTGCCACCTTTTCGGCTTCGGCGGCGAACGATTCGGGATACATATCGTGCGGCGGTTCGTTCACGAGCCGGCGCGTGAGGTTCACGCTTTCGCCCAAAATCTGCCCGCGGCGAACGGCCTCTTCATCGCCGCCCGACCAAAGCAATTCGCCCGGCGGCGTGCGTTTCTTCTCGGCCTTGTATAGATCTTGCCCTTGGCTGCCGACGATCGCCCCGGCCACGGCGGCTTCGGTGATCGCCATGGCGGCGGGCTGCGAACAATCGGCGCCGCCGTCTCCGAAAAAGAATGCGACCCGCGCGCGAGCTTTGCCGGCGAGATGCCGGGCGGCGGCGGCGGCGACACGATGGGCCGTGCCGGCGTCGAATTTCGCGCGATCACCGGTGCCGACCACGAGCAATTGCCGTGCGGCGATGCCGGAGGGGGCCAACAGCGTCGTCAACTCGAATCGCTTGCCGGTGATCTCCTTCCGCTCGATGAGCTTGGAAAGCAATCCACCGATGGCACGATCGGCCTCGGCGGCTGGGCCGGCGAGCGGCGAATCGGAAAAGATGCCGACGACAATTGCATCGGCGGCGGTTGTGGCAAGCGGAGTGGTAATGGGAGAGGGCATGGGTGGGGGTGAGGGGTGAGAACAGGGGCGAGGGGCAAGGGGCGAGAAACGACAGGGTCAAACGACGGGAACTACGAGCCGACTGCCACATTGTAGCGGGAGCCGCTATGATTTCGAGAGATTGAACGCCGAGTTAATTAAACCCGACCGCGAAGAATGCTCGGCTCGGTCAAGCCAGCAGTGGCTCCCCTAACACCTAACCCTAGCCCCTAACCCTCTTCCTTCCTCGCCCCTCGCCCCTCGCCCCTTCAGCATGTCCTACCGCACGCTGCGCCAGTGCATCGACGATCTTGCGGCGACGGGGCGGCTCGTGCGCATCGAGCAAGAAATCGACGCCGAGCTCGAAGCGGCCGAGATTCAGCGGCGCGTATATCGGGCCGGGGGGCCGGCGATTTATTTCGCCCGCGTCAAAGGCTGCCGGTTTCCGATGGTCGGCAATCTGTTCGGCACGATCGAACGGATGCGCTACCTGTTTCGCGATACGCTCGATTCGGTGCAGCGGCTGATCGAAATGAAAATCGATCCCGCCGCGGCAATGCGCCGGCCCTTCTCGGCATTGGCGACGATGTGGACCGCGCGGCGGATGTTGCCGCGCTCAGTGCGGCGCGGGCCGGTGCTTTCCGGCACGACCACAATCGGCGAATTGCCGCAGTTGCGCTCTTGGCCTTGCGACGGCGGAGCGTTTATCACCTGGCCGCTGGTTTACACCGAAGATCCTGATCGGCCCGGCTTTCCGCGGTCGAATCTGGGCGTGTATCGTGTGCAGCTTTCCGGCGGGCAATATCAGCCGAATGCCGAAGTCGGGCTGCACTATCAAATCCATCGCGGCATCGGCATACACCATGCCGCGGCGATTCGACGCGGCGAGCCGCTGCGCGCGAATATCTTCGTCGGCGGGGCGCCGGCGATGACCGTGGCGGCCGTGATGCCGCTGCCGGAAGGATTGTCGGAGCTCGGCTTTGCCGGGGCGCTCGGCGGGCGGCGCGTGCCGATGATCCGCCGGCCCGGCGGGCTGCCGATCTATGCGCAGGCCGATTTCTGCATCACCGGCACCGTCGAGCCGAATCGCCGTTTGCCTGAGGGACCATTTGGCGATCATTTGGGCTACTACAGCCTCGAGCACGATTTTCCCGTGCTGCGGGTCGAACGGGTTTATCATCGGCCGGATGCGATTTGGCCGTTCACGGTCGTCGGCCGGCCGCCGCAGGAAGACACGGTGTTCGGCCAATTCATCCACGAACTGACCGGCTCGATCGTGCCGACGCTATTGCCGGGCGTTCGGGCCGTGCAGGCGGTCGATGCGGCCGGTGTGCATCCGCTCCTATTGGCCATCGGCAGCGAACGCTACACGCCGTACGACGAGCGCCGCCGGCCGCAAGAATTGCTCACGCAAGCCAACGCGATTTTGGGGCAAGGGCAGATGTCGCTCGCCAAATACTTGTGGATCGTGTCGGGCGGCGACGATCCGCAGTTGGATATTCGCGATGTCGGCAAATTCTTGTGCCACGCGCTGGCCCGGGTCGATTGGCGCCGCGATTTGCATTTTCAAACCTGCACGACCATCGACACGCTCGACTATTCCGGCACGGCGCTGAACGAAGGCTCGAAGCTGGTGATCGCGGCGGCGGGGCCGGCCGTGCGCACGCTTCCGACCGAGCTGCCGGCCGATTTGCGCGTGTCGGCGAGCAAAGATGGGGGGCGCGGAGATGGCTCGCGCGGCGGTGCGGTTTCAAGTGCCTCGGGATTCCGCAACCCGCGGCTCTGCTTGCCGGGAGTGCTGGCGATGGAAGGGCCGAAATTTTCCGTCGAGACGGGCGACACGCGGTTGGCGCTCCAACGATTTTGCACCGCATTTACGCCCGACGACGCGATCAATCGCTTCCCGCTGGTGGTGATCGTCGACGATAGCGAATTCACCGCCGCGTCGCTGGCGAATTTTCTGTGGGTGACGTTCACGCGCAGCAATCCAGCGGCGGATGTTTATGGCATCGGTGAATTCACGCAGCAGAAGCATTGGGGTTGCCGGGGATCGCTGGTGATCGACGCGCGAACGAAGCCGCATCATGCGCCGCCGCTGGTGGAGGACCCGGCCGTGAGCCGCCGCGTGGATCAGCTCGCGGCCAGCGGCGGCCCGCTGCATGGGGTCATTTGATAAAGTAAGTAGTAGGCATACTCCGTATGCCGCCAGCGCTCCGCGTCGTGACGCACCCGTTGGACGGCGGACGGCACACGGAGTGTGCCTGCTACGTAGTAGGCATACTCCGTATGCCGTCGGCCACTTGAAACGCGTGCCACCGCCATTCGAACGTTTCGACCACGAACAAGAACCGGCAGACTGCGCTTGCCGGTGGCACACGCCGGCAGCACATAAAATCATACGACGATGGACGAAATCATCCACTGGATCTTGCGATTGGGTTGGCTGCTCGGGGTGTGGCTGTTTGCGTTCGGGGCGGCGGTGGGGAGTTTTTTGAATGTCGTCGTGTATCGGCTGCCGGCCGGGAAAAGTCTCGTGCGGCCGGGATCGAGTTGCCCGGCTTGCGGCCATCCGATCCGCTGGTATCACAATATCCCGATCCTCAGTTGGCTCGTGCTTCGCGGGCGGTGCTACGATTGTGGAACAAAGATTTCGGCTCGCTATCCGCTGGTGGAACTTGCCGGCGGATTGTTGTTCGTCGGCCTGGCGGCGGTCGAGGTTTGGCCGGCCGCGGCGAAGGCTGCCGGGTTGCCCGCATTCATGCCGCACGCCAGCGGAGCCGACATCGTCGCCCGCTATTGTTACCACCTTTGGCTGCTGGCGACGCTTTTGGGCGCGGCGTTGATCGAGCGCGATGGCCATGCGGTACCGCGGCGGATGGTGTTTCTCGGCGCGGTTGTCGGGCTGGCGGTCGCGATTGGTTGGCCGGCGGTGCAGCCCGAGTTTGGCCATGTGTTGCCGCTCACTTGGAACGTGGCTGCGCGGTGGTCGGGTTTCGCGGCGTCGGGAGCCGGCGGGTTGACGGGTCTTTTGGCCGGATGGATTTTTGGACTGGTGGCCACCCCGTCGAGCAAGAATCTACCGGCGCTACAGCAGCGGCTGACGGAAGTCGGCCGGCCCGATGCAGCGACGCTGGCCTGCGTGGGGACTTTTTTCGGCTGGCAAGGGGCCGTGCTCGTGGGCCTGACGGCAACCTTCGTGTGGCTGATGATCGACTCACGGCGAAATCGGCCGCACCGAGGAAAAAAGCAAGGGCTGCGATGGGGGTGGACCGCCCTTGTGCTACTGGCCGCGATCGGATGGATCCTGCTGACGCGCGCTTGGTACGATCGGCCGGCGCGATGGATGCAAGGGGAAATGCCGATGAACTCGATGCAATTCAATCGGCGATGAACGGCGCTGCGAAGAATGCCGATCGGCGGTTCGGCGTCTGACAGGCGGCTTCCTCGCTGACGCTTCGGGCTTGTATCGGAATCGCACACTAGGCGCGAAGCGTTAGCGAGGGCGAGCGGCAAAGAGACGTGCCGGCGCCGTGAGGCGGCGGCGAAATGCAAACGCGCGAAACCGCAAGCGCGGCGCTCGGCTGCTACGAGATAGACGGCCGCAGGTTAGCGGGCCGGGCCGAGGCTGGCTTGGGCTTGAACGGGTGGGTTACGACGGTTGATTTCTTCCAGCAAGCGGTGATTCATTTCGTCGAGCTGGGCCGCCATGCGGATGTTGTCGCGGAACGTTTTCGAAAGATCGGCCCGAAGTTCTTCGTTGCGCTTGCCGAGCGCCGCAACGTAGGCGGTGGCGGCATCACGTTCGGCTTGAAATTTGGCCAAGTCTTTCTTCAACCC belongs to Pirellulales bacterium and includes:
- a CDS encoding leucyl aminopeptidase, producing MPSPITTPLATTAADAIVVGIFSDSPLAGPAAEADRAIGGLLSKLIERKEITGKRFELTTLLAPSGIAARQLLVVGTGDRAKFDAGTAHRVAAAAARHLAGKARARVAFFFGDGGADCSQPAAMAITEAAVAGAIVGSQGQDLYKAEKKRTPPGELLWSGGDEEAVRRGQILGESVNLTRRLVNEPPHDMYPESFAAEAEKVAKESGLAIEVWDQPRLERERCGSLLAVARGSYRPPRLVILRYNGAAKDAPLLAWVGKGVTFDSGGLSLKTPDGMLTMKCDMAGAATVLGAMRAVAKLKLPVNIVGLMGLVENMTGSAAYKLGDVLTARNGRTIEVHNTDAEGRLVLADVLCVTVETGAAKIIDLATLTGACVVALGTDVAGLMTNDQPWCDAILAAARTAGEPAWQLPMFPEFDEQIKGEVADIKNVGEGRWGGAITAAKFLEQFVEKKSWTHMDIAGPAYNDKPKPWTDGGGSGAMLRTLVEVARDWTG
- a CDS encoding UbiD family decarboxylase translates to MSYRTLRQCIDDLAATGRLVRIEQEIDAELEAAEIQRRVYRAGGPAIYFARVKGCRFPMVGNLFGTIERMRYLFRDTLDSVQRLIEMKIDPAAAMRRPFSALATMWTARRMLPRSVRRGPVLSGTTTIGELPQLRSWPCDGGAFITWPLVYTEDPDRPGFPRSNLGVYRVQLSGGQYQPNAEVGLHYQIHRGIGIHHAAAIRRGEPLRANIFVGGAPAMTVAAVMPLPEGLSELGFAGALGGRRVPMIRRPGGLPIYAQADFCITGTVEPNRRLPEGPFGDHLGYYSLEHDFPVLRVERVYHRPDAIWPFTVVGRPPQEDTVFGQFIHELTGSIVPTLLPGVRAVQAVDAAGVHPLLLAIGSERYTPYDERRRPQELLTQANAILGQGQMSLAKYLWIVSGGDDPQLDIRDVGKFLCHALARVDWRRDLHFQTCTTIDTLDYSGTALNEGSKLVIAAAGPAVRTLPTELPADLRVSASKDGGRGDGSRGGAVSSASGFRNPRLCLPGVLAMEGPKFSVETGDTRLALQRFCTAFTPDDAINRFPLVVIVDDSEFTAASLANFLWVTFTRSNPAADVYGIGEFTQQKHWGCRGSLVIDARTKPHHAPPLVEDPAVSRRVDQLAASGGPLHGVI
- a CDS encoding prepilin peptidase; the encoded protein is MDEIIHWILRLGWLLGVWLFAFGAAVGSFLNVVVYRLPAGKSLVRPGSSCPACGHPIRWYHNIPILSWLVLRGRCYDCGTKISARYPLVELAGGLLFVGLAAVEVWPAAAKAAGLPAFMPHASGADIVARYCYHLWLLATLLGAALIERDGHAVPRRMVFLGAVVGLAVAIGWPAVQPEFGHVLPLTWNVAARWSGFAASGAGGLTGLLAGWIFGLVATPSSKNLPALQQRLTEVGRPDAATLACVGTFFGWQGAVLVGLTATFVWLMIDSRRNRPHRGKKQGLRWGWTALVLLAAIGWILLTRAWYDRPARWMQGEMPMNSMQFNRR